The Sebastes umbrosus isolate fSebUmb1 chromosome 10, fSebUmb1.pri, whole genome shotgun sequence nucleotide sequence CTCTGTGTGCAGGGGCCCTGCCAGAGTGTCTGACTGATGGCGTGGACGTGATGACAGAGTTGCAGGATCAAGAGATGAAAATCCTGCAGGAGGTTCTCAAGTAAGacacctcttctctctctctctctctctctctctgtctctctctctctcttctgctctctgtctcactctctcgctATATTTcgtgctctctcacacacacaaactggacTGTCCCCCTTTGAGATTTTTAAAGGGTTATCTTAAATATCTAatgtaaggctgtcaaagttaacgccataataacgcgttaacgcaaattcgtttcttatttctttaacacattaacgcaacttggcaatttttaggttgtaaagggctcagttttaaagccagagtgaagatactggcatcaaatgaaactagaaaaacctaaggaatcaattggtaccaccCATGTCATACTTACTCATTgcaaaggagactaaataacgctccaaacttacgttacattttggcaaggataAACTAGCATTGCCTCtctggatacccacgagtctcccctttacagacatgcccactttatgacaatcacatgcagtttggggcaagtcatagtcaagtcagcacactgacacactgacagctgttgttgcctgttgggctgcagtttgacatgttatgatttgagcatatctttttatgctaaatgcagtacctgtgagggtttctggacaatatctgtcattgttttgtgttgttaattgatttccggtaATAAACACATAAgcttgcataaagcaaacatatttgcccacttccgtgctgataagagtattaaatacctgacaaaatCTCCTTTTTacggaacagataaaaaatgatggACAGTCTTTTTGACAGGTCTTGAATTATTATCCAGCGAAGTTGAAATTGAATGTGCATGAATGATAGATACGAAGGTAGAATCAAACAAATATTATGATCCCTGAACTGTGGAGTTGTGATGTTATGGGTAGCAATGGTGAGTTAGCTAATATCTTATCCTCCTGTGGCTTGACTTTTTactctcttaaaggaacagtgtgtaggatatggCGGTATCTAGCATTGAGGttgccagttgttgtaagagtagagtgcttagagtgtgtgtatacgtgggaagtgagtggtgaagcgaaagagagagagcagcggcgacggGAGTGtgtaatgttatcgactccggcccaagcaggaaaaggtAACAGTGTTTGGactgttcgttctgggctacttgaacatggcagactccgtggagaggacccgttccctatgtagatattaacggctcattctaaggtaacgaaaacaggATTCTTactatcaggtgattatacactaaagaaaacatacttattaatattatattccatttctgccaatagatgtCCCTAATGGTTACACACTGATGCTTTTAATTCTGATGAAAATCACAAAAATCAGCTGCGTAAGATTGCAGTCATTGATAATGTTTATGTGATATGTAGACCTAGTCTGATCTTTCAATCCTCAACCTTTTATGAAGCTCactgatatatttatatcattGCACATGCAACAACCTACCAcactaaatagaaaataatgagtttttctttatgtttttaggctgaaatattaaaatagaCATATTCTGTAAAACTTCTTACAGTTTAAGTCAGTAGATGTGAATTTatgtgtattgtttttttttttactaattaatAATTCAGTCATCATGTACTTAGATGtcagtttttttccacattaaactGCTCAGATATTTCCATATTTTCTCTCTGCGTTCATTGCCTTTACTGTATGTGCCCAGGTGTCTAGAAGCTCCTGCCCCTGCTCTCTAATGGGATTTTGCTAGTGGCAGCCTGACCCAGTAGAGCACACTGAGTCTAATGGGACTGCAGTTAAGCTCCTTAGGGTCCAGCTAATTTAGATTGGAGGGATTGACACTAAACAAGCAACTGAGAAAAATATTGCTGCTTATCGGCGCTGCGTTATTCTGCATTTTCAGTGTGATCTGAAAATCAACTTGGAGAGACTTCAGAAACTTCAAGGTACTAACAATTTTACCAACAAACTCATTGTCTTCTGGGATACATGTTCTGACAATATATACTGCCAATACAATGCTTCTCTGCTACTGACTTCCCCACAAACACTTGATGCACCATGAAGGAGTTGTTTTCCTTAGTCCCTAACTGCAACTGCATTACTATACCATGACAACATACCTTGAAACGGTAACTAAATGTTTACTGTGATGGATTTGGGTTACCAATCTcaagcaagtttcaagtctgGTTAGAATAGTTttcaatttttcattttttattttattttagttttgacgtTTCAATTTCATatagtttttagttttagttagttttcagagtgacTTTGCAAGTTttgatttagtttaatttaatttagtttttcagacagctttagttttagtttttagagatttagttttagtttgtttttgtgtgggcCAGGTATAATGTGTCATAAGTATGTAGCTACTGGGGCTGTCAgtccattaaaatatttcattgcgattaatcgcatgattgtccatagttaattgtgattaatcccacattttttatcttttcaaaatgtacctcaaagggagatttgtcaagtatttgatactcttatcaacatgggagtgggcaaatatgctgctttatgcaaatttatgtatatatttattattggaaatcaattaacaacacaaaacaatgacaaatattctcaaaaatatgctcaaatcataacaaactcaagccataaagtggacatgtctgtaaaggggagactcgtgggtacccatagaacccatttacattcacatatcttgaggtcagaggtcaagggatccctttaaaaatggccatatCAATtatttctcgccaaaatttagggtAAGTTAAGAGCGTTATTTACATCAAGATACCGATAGgtttaggtttcctagtttcatatgataccagtataggTAAAGGAATGTCCacaatgtttaatgtttaatgtttaatctttgcgctactttagtgaagcaatTGCAACATAGCGGAACATCTTCTGGAATGCCAATTCTGTTCAATTACTGTGGTTCAATGACACAAGAGTCCTTTTTTTGGTTGTAATATATTgtagctaaaaaaaaattaaactgatATGGAATTtacgttcatttttattttatgtttataagttttaaccaggaaatattgtttcagtttagttttagtttttctttaaacgatatattttttatttagtttcagtttactgaaATGTTCACtatttcactgcttattttagttttggtttcagttttagtttactataataaccctgataTTGACATGACTTAAACCCAGTGGTTTTGGGAGTTTGTGGGAAAACTACATGCACTGAAAGAAGATCCTTAGTTAGGTTAAAtcttcaaataataaatatatgcttCATTCTGTTAGAGaagctattgataacattgagcCCCTAGAAGTTGTACtctcacttcacaacaagtggttgccagttcgttACACAATCTGCATATTTAATTGTTGAGTGGAGTGAGACTCAGACACGCGATGCCAACGTTGTCATACTATTGTCTCACAAGCCTCATTAGAACCGTCAattatcttccacagagataaacaaaacattcattttggacccgtcaacatttttgaaatgctTAATtcacaattatatatatttatttttttaggaaaagcgaatatttatattattattatttggcaCCTCTCTAAAAGCTCTgggtgtattattattttttgtattgtgattattcgtctacataaaaatgaatgtaacCATTAATTAGATATTGCTAAATATACAACATGATTTATAGAAATTCTTTTCTCCAGTGCTGTAAACTCTGTTAGAGCTCAGGTACACAGCAGTCTCATGTCTGGTTGCCCACTGCGTTGTGGGTAGAGTCCCACTTGAATAAGACGGTTTTAGGCTTGATTGACAGTCCACATTTTTTGCTGCGCTATTAATATCTCAGTCAGTCCTTTTTGGATATTATAAATATCTCTACAGGATTTCTGACAAGGCACAGTCACAGTAACAGCTGGAATGACGAGGACCAAAACTCAACTATACTGTCATTCATTCCGTATTGTTATAGTTTGCATTTCTTGACAGACAGACAATAAACATCTGCCAAACAAACAATTTTAGGCAACCATCTTTTCAATAGTCACATATGGCTCTAGTTGAGTAATTGTGGGCACTTGTGAAAAGACACTAAGCCATGTCATGATGgtgtttcttttattgtttgACATCATTTTATCAGCCTCATAAAACACCTATCATGCTGATTTTGTACAGCTTTATTGACCATCCTTTTCTTGCTCTCTTACATCTCTCTATGTGTACACCTACTGGTAAATGCTATGCGGAAGTGTCCCCTAAGGCAAATTAAGttgttaaataaatcaaattaaaggaTCTGTGTGTGGCGCCCTGGTGATGCCTGCGGGCATGACGTTGCTGTCTTATTCTAGTTTCTAGTCCATTTGTGCCATCCGCCAAAGGTTAAATATACAATAGAACCTGCTTAACTTGTAGATTAGTCTAGCTCTTATCACCCCTGGGCAACTAAACATACTCCGAAGCAGTCCGAGTGGGCTGTTGAATGCACTGTAGCAGGACCAGTTCAGGCACTGCAAAATAAATCACTTCTGCTTGAGCTAATTTATGCATAGCAAAAAATTTAATTCAATTATCCCTGAAATCTAAtatttctttttgtctctccTGCTACTTTGTCCTCAGAAAGTCAAAAGAGGAGTATGATGAGGAAATGTCCAGGAGGCTGCTATTAGAGGAGGAGATTGGCTCCACCTCCAGCAGCTGCTCTGATAAGCCAATGGCAAAAAGCAGTGAAGCCCAGAATACCAGCTCTGCTCCAAGCCAACAAAGCAACACTGCCAAGGTAAGACATCATGAGCAGTGTGAGCCAAGTAAGACCTGCAAAACCAGCAGAAACTATGTGTTACCTTCGTTGGACTTTCATCTCACGACTCAGATGTATAGACCTGATACTACCAATGCTTAATGGTTATTTCCAACATCCCTTTTCCCCTTAAAGCCGGTAGATAATCTGTGAGTCAAGTTCCTCTGCCTTcacctagtgctcctaatggcaagTCTTCACCGCGCccaaattaaaggtcccatatcgtgctcattttcaggttcatacttgtattttgtgttcctactagaacatgtttacatgctgtaatgttaaaaaaaacgtaattttcctcatactgtctgcctgaatatacctgtatttaccctctgtctgaaacgctccgttttagtacatttcaattgaattgcaacggaattgcgttgctaggcaacagcttgggtccatgtttacttcctgtcagttgatgtcattaacatccactgcaacagaaaataaactgggacacatttagaatgtttatgtttaaaaccgtgtaatggtctaaatattgtagatttgtgacatcacaaatggacagaaatcctgacggcttgtttcaaacgcacaatttctgaatacgggctgtgtatatttctccaaatattgagcgttttgatagtttaacagtatttataaagcacttaaccccgctttataatataaaagacatgaaaatctcactttttacaatatgggacctttaaaacaaccaatcagagctgagctgtagCCAagcagtctctgggcagctgtcaatcactgcctcgcgaaACTTGTGAATTTCGATCAAActatcaaactaggcagcgctgatcaaatatgaatcaagattacatcttgtattgtactgtttagctgtaaaatgagaacgtttgctctgccggtgggcggtgcttggttttgtcTCGACTGCTTTCAGCATagtggccgggtcacaaactttctcattttacagctaaatagtacacaaaaatatgtttctgaaaacattttaatgcgagaaataggcattacagtaacagaatctcgattcatatttgatcagcgctgctgaGTTTCGCAAGCTGTAATAGAATGCTAcagaaatgagtcctaaaacccagaaatgagttagcactttagcacttctggttccttcgtttggaagtcaatgggttttttttttaatgggtttttagttggatgccggaaataaggtctgtggttaacacaagctgacgagattttaacgttttgttctacgatataaaatacgttaATAAATACCCCTCTTGTGAGTCTTGAAGCCTTTGTGTGTCTTTAAGAAAGGCGGTTAcgaacaagtggctaaatgagactactaaacatcatcacgccgactcgtcctcctctacagcctcgttgtgtatactcacgctcatgtgaccgtggtgtagttcatttatagcctaacttTAGCTTtctacttctggtgattgcattcacacttcaaaaatcatataactggtgttcatttgtgaagattattttgctgaacaaaacatgtaagcaTCATAAAGTCTGTAatctgtttgccacagagctcattttctgcaataatccaaaacccaatggaaaaatcccctTGGTTTTTTGTCGGGGGAACCAGGGCGAtcctaacttcctggttggcctacaaaaatatgtcattcctgcaccactctataggcattacagtaacagaatattgattcatatttgatcagcgctgctgagtttgaccgtttgatcggagttcacaagtttcgcaagcagtgattgacagctgctgtaaagACAGCTcggctctctgattggttgttttccttcagcgctttccttgcaaatgccattaggagcactagtaggaggcagaggaacatgattgagactatctgtctcatgcactactgtcaggatatagtgaccgttttttaaaaataacttttttttatcatattttctcaaagtTACCAATGTTTGCTTTAAAGCTCAATCTCTCCTTTATAATGTGACACTGTCTCCAATGTGCTACTTATTCCATGCTAAGACCAAAGCGGAGGGGAATGGTGACAGCAGCCGCAGCAATGGTCACCACGCCCCACTAGTGAATGGAAACACTGCCACTGAATTTAATCTGGTAACTGAACCATGTTAATCAGCGACCTCGTAGTAAATATGCCACAGTTTGCTGCCCAGTCTAAGGATGCATTAATACCATTTCAGCTGTATCTGTAAAAGCTAACAGAGTGAAGAGGTAAATGTTAAACTGAATATATGTAAATTTTGGCATGGTAGGCCTGTTCCTGTTAACAGGCAAGCATCAGTGATTTTGTCTGATACCAAAATATACATGTTGGCATGATATTCCAAACCTAAGTATCAGTGCATCCTGAGGGCAGACAGTAACTTTTCTGTTTCCTAGCCTGCATAGTAGGTAGGTCATGTAGAAGCTTTGTagttttaaagcctgtaaattAGGTCGCTTGTTGTAGTatcaatagattaaaaaaaacatttgctgacTGCAGGGAAATTGGTAAGTGTTTCTTGCATTTTACACGCTATTAACAATTTGATGTGAAACATTGTCTTTAAATGCACATACTGAGTCTTTCACCAGTCAGGATTTTCCCTGACCAGTTAGGTACCAGTCAGCTTTACTATCAGACGCTCAGTCAAAGTGCCTGCCTGGTGAGGTGGCAGCAAAATAAGAGAAAGTGAATCAAGTCAATTGGGAAAATGTGGCTCATGTTTTTCAGtatgctacaacctccgaaacatCGACAGCCCTACTTTGAATGTTTCCCTTCGAAGCCCAAAAGCTTGTAttggggacagccctagttctacAGTAATGTGTCTGTACGACACACTAGTGCCTACAGGTCTACAATCTGAGGACTGTATATGTTGTTGTAGCTGCGTTAGCATGTTGcagttagagctgcaacaattatgcaattaatcgattagttgtcagctattaaattaatctccaactattttgataatcgattaatcagtttgagtcattttttaagaaaaaaaagtcaaaattctctgattccagcttctgaaatgtgaatattttctggtttctttactcctctatgacagtaaactgaacatcttttaGTTTTAGTGGAcacaacaagacatttgagggacgtcatctttggcttttggaaacactgatcgacatttttcacaattttctgacattttatagacaaaacaactaatcgatgaaATAATCGACACAttaatcaattatgaaaataatcactagttgcagccctagttgcaaTAGTGGGCTGAATTTGATGCAGTGCTTGTGTCATCTGTGCTACATGTATATTAATGCCTGTGGGTCCCTCCCCTCCAGGTCAACGGCAAATCTGTCACAAAAGAAGAGAGCAAGACGGCTGCTCCAGGAGgcggagagaagaaaagagcagCGAAGAGCAGCTCCACGTCTAAACCCACACCAGGTATCCCAGAAGAGCTTCAAACCACCAGcttctcttctttttgtcttattatAACTCAACACCACATTTAGCTGGTTTATGGTTTTGTTTTAATCTTGAGAAAACTCtgaataatacaaattatagtTTTCACAACCTTATTGACATACGAGGGAAAATGTGGAGATTATTTGTGTTCTATTGATGTTGAGGAAATAAGCCACATGCTATTGAGGTCTATTTTTATagtgtcatttttttaacacacaACCAAACTGAGAAAGTTCCCAAGCTAATTTGAACGTGTGTGTGCAGAATGTGGCAGTAACGGAGTGGAGTCCAGAGTCCTTCCAGCAGTGAGAGCTCCAGTGAGGTCCGGTGAACCCTCCGTCAGCCTCAGTCCTGGTACcaaggagcagagcagcagcaaccAAACTGCAGCCGAGGCCTGGCTGGAGGAGGCACACAGGGAGGCTGGCTTCTCTAAGCCATATACTGTGAGTCTTTCCTTCTCCATGTTTCATTTAGCACAGTCCTGTGAAGTTGGTTTTTAGGATATCAAATTTCGTTCTGACcaaattaaattcaattaaattcaatttatttttgtatagcgtcaaatcacaacagaagttatctcaagacgctttatatatagagcaggtctatgaccgtacaccatagtttagagacccaacaggatccaccaagcgcactgtggccaggaaaaactccccgattactgggaagaaacctggagcagaaccgggcgcagggcgggcggccatctgccgagaccggatggggagagagagagagagagagagagagagagagagagagagagagaatcagccacaataatagcctagcagctgtaatagctaatagtggatgtaaaagagtgataatacaactatcagaattgatatcattgggtcatcttcagacgggctttcaagcggagtttccagctatctcagtccaccatacatctggctagctcgccagcactgtccagcatctctcctcagtacgtccatgtgtgttggtgtgggacgtccctgtgatcgatgcccgtgcgttggttcccgcagcatcagcatgcttgctgggagttcttgatgtctttggcagtgaccgagaagtgttAGTCTCCAGGCTACCACATTGTCACTAAGTGTTGGTAATCCCTCGTTagcattggtagtccctcgtacagacgtagttaattaatgatggtagcagttggtatcaagcaggcaccggacgcggtagcagatgcagccacaataccggagacaaccagatccaggtgaaaccccgctccaagtgtacccctgctccaggtataacctcgctccaggtatgacctcgctccaggtgtgaccccgctccacggttacctgcgagacaaggaggcacaaggactcccgggaaggaatgaagttagtaacaacatggacatgggacatgagtatatacagaaggagaggggagctcagtgtgtcataggaagtcccccggcagtctaggcctatagcagcttaagtataagcgttatcaaagaggaaagtctttagcctactcttaaatgtagagagggtgtctgcctcccggactgaaactgggagctggttccagagaagaggagcttgatagctgaaggctctcgctcccattctacttttggagactctaggaacctcaagtaaccctgctgcattctgtgagcgcagtgctctagtggggtaatagggtactatgagctctttaagatatgatggggcctgaccgtttagcgctttgtaggtgaggaggatgattttaaaatctattctggattttacaggcagccagtgtagagaagctaatacaggagtaatatgatctctttttctagttcttgtcagtacacatgctgcagcattctggatcaactggagtgtcttaagagacttattggagcagcctgataataaggagttgCAGTAATCTAGTCTAAaggtaacaaatgcatggactaatttttctgcatcattttgacacaggatgtgtctgatctttgcaatgttacgtagatgaaagaaggcagtccttgaggtttgttttatgtgagagttaaaggacatatcctgatcgaagataactcccagattccttacggtggtgctggaggcttgggcaatgccatctagagtaactatatcattagataatttgtttcggaggcgctcagggccaagtacaataactttagttttgtctgagtttaacatcaggaaattgtagatcatccaggtttttatgtccttaaggcatgcttgaagtttaATTAACTGGTTGGTTTCGTCTGGCTTgatcgatagatataattgggtatcatctgcataacaatgaaagtttatacagtgttttctaataacattgcctaagggaagcatatataaggtaaatagaattggtccaagtacagaaccctgtggaactccgtgactaactttggcgtgcatggaggactcattgttgacatgtacaaactgagatcgatctgataaataggacttaaaccaacttagtgcagttcctttaatgccaattaaatgttccagtctttgtaataggatgtgatggtcaatggtgtcgaaagcagcactgagatctagcaagacaagtacagagacaagtcctttgtccgatgccattagaaggtcatttgtaattttcactagtgctgtctctgtgctatggtgcactctaaatcctgactgataatcctccaataaatgattgttctgtagaaagtcacacagctgactggcaaCTGCTTTCTCGAGTATTTTAGAAAGAAAGGGAAGGTTAGATATAGGTCTATAGTTGGCTAGGACCTCTGGATTGAGAGTGGGCTTTTTAAGAAgaggtttaattacagctactttaaaggactgtggtgcatagcctgttagtaaagacacattgatcATATCCAGTAAAGAGGTGCTAACTAAAGGTAAAACTTCTTTAAGCAGTCTAGTTGGGATGGGGTCTAGGAGACAGGTAGATGATTTAGATGAAGAATTCAAGTGAAGAACTTCTTAATGTGTCTGTTTCATATTTTTAGTTTGCACACCACCAGGTCAGATTAGCTGTAGAAAAtattaactggttatgaaacagtctcaatttaatagtgatgcaaagaacgtatattgctaagaagtgtgCTATGcttactattataactatttacttactttcttatttatttattaaactttttgccCGGCctcttcccagaggagcataatgggagcgatggacataaatggaagttagaaaaatctagCACAAAGATTTCTCTCAATCTCAAACATTTTCATGTCGAGGACCTCCAAAGTAGacgtccaacagaccacagagcatggatgtataacaGGTTGTGTCATGTGtgtttgccctgcgtgttagtaaatagcctacaactacattaagttctgttgatgtcatgctactatcgctactagctactggccgatagccagttgtttgggaacagagacgttaatacatccaccacggtacaggctgacagcatacagcccatgggtgtattataagataataaaagtgatgaattacagccaatatataaattattacagccgcatacagctagcaagaagctggcagaaccggatatgtcatatgagcgtgcagggcggtgcagtgccgtgggtctgatgaccgttcattatggcgaggaaaataactctggaccagtggcggctggtggatttttttttgggtagggccaatcaatttcaacaaacatcctagtacgattcaatgcaaaaaaaaggtatcaaaaacgcattactactttgcagttacatTTCTATCATTTATTCCAACACTGACATAAGGACATCTTATTCATACAATTCAGTATGTTAATATAACATACGACAGATCATTTATAAAGGAACTTTGCTCTTCTGTCCTTCTGAGTGGCAAACCTCTCAATGACCTTCTTATTGAAGTCAGGCATGTTCCTGACAAGTTTCTTCTCCATGGAGAGCATAGCCAGAGCATTAAGGCGATCCTGTGTCATGGTGTTTCTCAGGAAGGTCTTGATCCTCTTCAATGTAGAGAAGCACCTCTAGGATTCAGCTGTTGTCATGGGTGTGGTGATGAGGATGCTGAGGAGACTGACAGTCTCTGTGAAGGTGCTCTGAAGGTTGTTCTCCATGAAAAGCTGGTATATGGGCACTGCACCACTGCAAGCCTTGAACTCACTGTTCTCATAGATATGGGACAGTTCTGTTTTGAGC carries:
- the cfap36 gene encoding cilia- and flagella-associated protein 36 isoform X3 codes for the protein MAEEDSEWVVESIVGYLGSPEWIIPVTDFMENKCTVFDDEDENKLSYTEIHQQYKKLVENLLGNYMQEVGINEHQFLDACTSPFAKSKTLQTVFLPVLATDDFQIFRSLMVQKNMELQLQALRVIKERNGALPECLTDGVDVMTELQDQEMKILQEVLKKSKEEYDEEMSRRLLLEEEIGSTSSSCSDKPMAKSSEAQNTSSAPSQQSNTAKTKAEGNGDSSRSNGHHAPLVNGNTATEFNLVNGKSVTKEESKTAAPGGGEKKRAAKSSSTSKPTPECGSNGVESRVLPAVRAPVRSGEPSVSLSPGTKEQSSSNQTAAEAWLEEAHREAGFSKPYTELSASQKEQLQQRAAYLRQQRDKLHALKKEQQKTKQVTPPEEAPTPAPEISAEERKKLQKRKHLADKLKEEVIKK